The following proteins are encoded in a genomic region of Arcobacter cloacae:
- a CDS encoding efflux RND transporter periplasmic adaptor subunit, translating to MLKKIILSTVFALCVLNAQEAPKASLVEVETLKKQEINDLQEFVGTVNFDKKSKIASESSGLIKKINFEVGQKVKKDEVLVNIDSDILDAQIKALQAEVNMYEVQLKNAKKNYERYMALVEKKSIAQKVFDDSKTDFDVANQNFISAKAKLNELNIQKSKKLIKAPFSGVIVEKSINLNEWLNQGTQVATIVNTQELEIVFNLPISFINGLKSGDIYDVEVANKTLKATLFAAIPSGDKLTRTFPVRFKAESFDGFIFDGASAKIKFAKESKSEALVINRDAVIKRFDMDVVFAVVENKAVMIPVKIITYSGMDVAIAANGLVDGMQLVTKGNERIFPDMPVQILNK from the coding sequence ATGTTAAAAAAAATAATATTAAGTACGGTTTTTGCTTTATGCGTTTTAAACGCACAAGAAGCACCAAAAGCTTCATTAGTTGAAGTTGAAACTTTAAAAAAGCAAGAGATAAATGACTTACAAGAGTTTGTAGGAACTGTAAATTTTGATAAAAAATCAAAAATTGCAAGTGAAAGTTCAGGGCTTATCAAAAAAATAAATTTTGAAGTTGGGCAAAAAGTAAAAAAAGATGAGGTTTTAGTAAATATTGATTCTGATATTTTAGATGCACAAATAAAAGCTTTACAAGCAGAAGTTAATATGTATGAAGTTCAGCTAAAAAATGCAAAAAAGAATTATGAAAGATATATGGCATTAGTTGAAAAAAAATCTATTGCTCAAAAAGTTTTTGATGATTCTAAAACAGATTTTGATGTGGCAAATCAAAATTTCATTTCTGCTAAAGCAAAATTAAATGAACTAAATATTCAAAAATCTAAGAAGCTTATAAAAGCACCATTTTCAGGTGTTATTGTTGAAAAAAGTATAAATTTAAATGAGTGGTTAAATCAAGGAACACAAGTAGCAACAATAGTAAATACACAAGAATTAGAGATAGTATTTAATCTTCCTATTTCATTTATAAATGGTTTAAAAAGTGGTGATATTTATGATGTGGAAGTTGCTAATAAAACTTTAAAAGCTACTTTATTTGCAGCTATTCCAAGTGGAGATAAATTAACTAGAACTTTTCCCGTTAGATTTAAAGCAGAGAGTTTTGATGGTTTTATTTTTGATGGAGCAAGTGCAAAAATAAAGTTTGCTAAAGAGTCAAAAAGTGAAGCTTTAGTAATAAACAGAGATGCTGTTATAAAAAGATTTGATATGGATGTTGTTTTTGCGGTTGTTGAAAATAAAGCTGTGATGATACCTGTTAAAATAATCACTTATTCAGGAATGGATGTAGCTATTGCTGCAAATGGTTTAGTTGATGGAATGCAATTGGTTACAAAAGGTAATGAGAGAATTTTCCCTGATATGCCAGTTCAAATTTTGAATAAATAG